A window of the Schistocerca nitens isolate TAMUIC-IGC-003100 chromosome 5, iqSchNite1.1, whole genome shotgun sequence genome harbors these coding sequences:
- the LOC126260514 gene encoding paired box protein Pax-1-like, giving the protein MDSGAQRQMKDEWPSRVESAVPMAPLALSHDHFESQCQQQYGEVNQLGGVFVNGRPLPNAVRMRIVELAQLGIRPCDISRQLRVSHGCVSKILARYHETGSILPGAIGGSKPRVTTPKVVAYIKELKQKDPGIFAWEIRDRLLSDGVCDKYNVPSVSSISRILRNKIGALVHHPHHHSPASAAAAAAAGTAAGAAVVAAAAAAAHHPHLYGSIYPAAAYPYQPAGPGPAGKVASAPGASPPSVAATAGGALACLQGKRRRRDAAQTPLCVRHSAPLCRASRLRGQTIYSRPARYAVRANYARRVVVAARAFAAYGTHIFHRRSGVATAFECFHSVKDSYKPITVGHCLSVPQC; this is encoded by the exons AGTCGCAGTGTCAACAGCAGTACGGGGAGGTGAACCAGCTGGGCGGCGTCTTCGTGAACGGGCGGCCGCTGCCCAACGCGGTGCGCATGCGCATCGTGGAGCTGGCGCAGCTGGGCATCCGGCCGTGCGACATCTCGCGCCAGCTGCGCGTCTCGCACGGCTGCGTCTCCAAGATCCTGGCGCGCTACCACGAGACCGGATCCATCCTGCCCGGCGCCATCGGCGGCAGCAAGCCGCGCGTCACCACGCCCAAG GTGGTGGCGTACATCAAGGAGCTGAAGCAAAAGGACCCGGGCATCTTCGCGTGGGAGATCCGCGACCGGCTGCTGTCGGACGGCGTGTGCGACAAGTACAACGTGCCGTCGGTGAGCAGCATCAGCCGCATCCTGCGCAACAAGATCGGCGCGCTCGTGCACCACCCGCACCACCACTCGCCGGcgtccgcggcggcggcggcggcggccggcacggctgcgggggcggcggtggtggcggcggcggcggcggcggcgcaccaCCCGCACCTGTACGGCTCCATCTACCCGGCGGCCGCCTACCCCTACCAGCCGGCCGGCCCGGGGCCCGCGGGCAAGGTGGCCAGCGCACCCGGGGCCTCCCCGCCGTCCGTGGCGGCGACGGCGGGCGGCGCG CTGGCGTGCCTCCAAGGAAAGAGGCGGCGTCGGGACGCCGCACAGACGCCGCTCTGTGTGCGCCACAGCGCGCCGTTGTGCCGCGCGTCACGTCTGCGTGGCCAGACGATATACAGCCGGCCGGCCAGGTACGCCGTCCGTGCCAACTACGCGAGACGAGTGGTCGTCGCTGCGCGCGCCTTCGCGGCCTACGGAACGCACATCTTTCACCGCCGCTCAGGAGTCGCCACTGCGTTCGAGTGCTTCCACTCTGTCAAAGACAGCTACAAACCGATAACCGTCGGACATTGTTTATCTGTGCCGCAATGTTAA